The stretch of DNA AGGTGGTCCCGGACGAGGAGACAAACGCATGAGCAAGCACACCGCGGCGGTTGACCCTGCTGCCACCCCCGTTGCCGAACTGGTCGAAACCACCGGCCACGCCGGGTCGGAATGGCTCTCCCGCTACTCTTCATCGCTGATGGGTGTCTTCGGCGCCCCGCAGCGGGTGCTGGTCCGCGGCGCCGGCTGCCTGGTGTGGGACGCCGACGGCAAGGAATACCTTGACCTGCTCGGCGGCATCGCCGTCAATGCCCTGGGCCACGCCCACCCCTTCGTCACGTCGGTCATCTCGAGCCAGCTGGCCACGCTGGGCCACGTGTCCAACTTCTTCACCAGCCCCACCCAGGTGGCCCTGGCAGAAAAGCTGCTGGAACTGGCACAAGCACCGGCCGGGTCCAAGGTGTTCTTCAGCAACTCCGGCACCGAAGCGAACGAGGCCGCCTTCAAGCTGGCCCGCCGCAACACCGGCACCGGCGACACCAGGCGGACCAAGATCATCGCACTCGAGGGAGCTTTCCACGGCCGGACCATGGGCGCCCTCGCGCTGACGGCCAAGGAGGCATACCGGACCCCGTTCGAGCCGCTGCCCGGCGGCGTGGTGCACATCCCCTTCGGCGACGTCGAAGCGCTCAAGGCAGCTGTTGACGAAACCGTGGCAGCGGTGTTCCTGGAGCCCATCCAGGGCGAGGCCGGCGTGCGCCCGCTGCCGCCCGGCTACCTGAAGGCTGCCCGCGAGCTGACCGCCCGTACGGGTGCGCTGCTCATCCTGGACGAGGTCCAGACCGGCATTGGCCGTACCGGAAAATGGCTTGCCAGCGAAGACGCGGGCATCATGCCCGACGCCGTCACCCTGGCCAAGGGGCTGGGCGGCGGGTTCCCCATCGGGGCGCTGCTCACTTTCGGTGAGCAGACGTCGTCGCTGCTGTCCGCCGGCCAGCACGGCACCACCTTCGGCGGCAATCCGGTGGCGACGGCGGCGGCCCTCGCCACGCTGCACGCCCTGGAAAGCCAGCACGTGCTGGCCAACGTTGCCGCGGTAGGGGAACACCTGCGTTCCGCGCTGGCAGCCATTCCCGGCGTCACCGAGGTCCGGGGCGAAGGCCTGCTGATCGGTTTTGACCTCGATGCCGACGTGGCCCCCGGCGTCGTGCAGGCCGGGCTTGACGCCGGCTTCATCGTCAACAGCCCCGGGCCGCGCACCATCCGGCTGGCACCGCCGCTGATCCTCACTACGGCCCAGGCCGACACCTTCCTCGCCGCCTTCCCGGCCATCCTCCAGACAGCTAAGGACGCATCGTGACCACCGCAACCCGGCACTTCCTCAAGGACACCGACCTCAGCCCCGCCGAACAGGCGGAAGTGCTGGAGCTTGCGGTCCGCATGAAAGCCGCGCCGTACAGTGTCCAGCCGTTCGCCGCCGAGGGCAGCGGACGCAAAACCGTTGCCGTCATCTTCGACAAGACCTCAACCCGTACCCGGGTCTCCTTTGCCACCGGCATCGCCGATATGGGCGGCAACGCCCTGATCATCAACCCGGGAGAGGCACAGATCGGCCACAAGGAATCGGTGGAGGACACCGCCAAGGTCCTGGAGCGCATGGTGTCCACCATCGTGTGGCGGACCGGGGCCCACTCCGGCCTGGTGGCGATGGCCGAAAATTCCAAGGTTCCGGTCATCAACGCCCTGTGCGACGACTACCACCCGTGCCAGCTGCTGGCGGACCTGCTGGCGGTCAAGGAACACAAGGGTGAACTGAAGGGGCTCACCATGAGCTACCTGGGGGACGCCGCCAACAACATGGCCAACTCCTACCTGCTGGCCGGCGTCACCGCAGGCATGCATGTCCGGATCGCCGGTCCGGAGGGCTACCTGCCGGCAGCCGGGATCGTGGCCGCCGCCGAAGCGCGCGCGGCCGAAACGGGAGGCTCGGTGCTCATCACCACCAACGCGAAGGAAGCCCTGCAGGGTGCCGACGTCGTAGCCACCGACACCTGGGTCTCGATGGGCCAGGAAGCCGAGAAGGAAGCCAGGCTCCAGCTGTTCCGCGACTACTCCGTGGACGGGGACGCCATGGCACTCGCCGCGGAAGACGCCGTCGTACTCCACTGCCTGCCCGCCTACCGCGGCTACGAAATCTCCGCCGGCGTCATTGACGGCCCGCAGTCGATCGTCTGGGACGAGGCCGAGAACCGGCTCCACGCCCAGAAGGCCCTCATGGCGTGGCTGATGCACCGGTCCGGACTGGCCGTCGTTGACGGGCTGGCCCCCGTTGAAGGCACCGGGGAGAGCACGTTCTAGTGTCCACCAACCCGTCGGCGCCGGGCTCCAGCCCGGCCACCAAAACTGCCCGGCTGGCGCGCATCACTGCCATCCTCACGGGCCAGTCGGTGCGGTCACAGGCCGAGCTTGCGGCCCTGCTGGCGGACGACGGCGTACAGGTCACCCAGGCAACCCTGTCCCGGGACCTCGTGGAACTCGGCGCTGTCCGCGTCCGCGGCAAGGAAGGCGCCCTCGTCTATGCCGTACCGGCCGAGGGCGGGGAACGGTCGGCACGCAGCGGCGTAAGCCAGGAAATCCTGGACGCCAGGCTGGCCCGGCTGTGCAGCGAACTGCTGGTCACGGCCGAAGCGTCCGCCAACCTGGTGGTCCTGCGCACCCCGCCCGGGGCCGCGAACTTCCTGGCCCTGGCCATCGACCACTCGGTGATGCCGTCCATCCTGGGCACCATCGCTGGTGACGATACCGTCCTGCTGGTCTCCCGGGACCCGCTGGGCGGCCCGGACCTCGCAGCCCGCTTCCTGCAGCTGGCCGAGGACGCCGGGCAATAAGCTTGAAGACAATCAACCAACCAACCCCAACAAGGAGCATCTGAAGTGACTGAACGCATTGTGCTTGCCTACTCCGGCGGCCTGGACACGTCCGTAGCCATCGGCTGGATCGGTGAAGCCACCGGTGCAGAGGTCATCGCCGTGGCCGTCGACGTCGGACAGGGCGGCGAGTCCCTCGAAACCATCCGCCAGCGTGCCCTCGGCTGCGGCGCCGTGGAAGCCTACGTCGCCGACGCCCGTGACGAATTCGCCAACGAATACGCCATGCCCACGCTGAAGGCGAACGCCCTCTACCAGGGCCACTACCCGCTGGTGTCCGCCATCTCCCGCCCGGTCATCGTCAAGCACCTGGTCAAGGCGGCCCGCGAATTCGGCGCCACCACCGTGGCCCACGGCTGCACCGGCAAGGGCAACGACCAGGTCCGCTTCGAGGTGGGCATCCAGACCCTCGGACCTGACCTGAAGTGCATTGCCCCCGTCCGCGACCTCGCGCTGACCCGCGACAAGGCCATTGCCTTTGCCGAGGAAAAGGGCCTGCCGATCGAGACCACCAAGAAGAACCCGTACTCGATCGACCAGAACGTCTGGGGACGCGCCGTCGAAACCGGCTACCTCGAAGACATCTGGAACGCCCCCACCAAGGACATCTACGACTACACCGCCACCCCGGAATTCCCGCCGGCACCGGACGAGGTCACCATCTCCTTCCAGGCCGGTGTCCCGGTAGCGATCG from Pseudarthrobacter chlorophenolicus A6 encodes:
- a CDS encoding acetylornithine transaminase, whose amino-acid sequence is MSKHTAAVDPAATPVAELVETTGHAGSEWLSRYSSSLMGVFGAPQRVLVRGAGCLVWDADGKEYLDLLGGIAVNALGHAHPFVTSVISSQLATLGHVSNFFTSPTQVALAEKLLELAQAPAGSKVFFSNSGTEANEAAFKLARRNTGTGDTRRTKIIALEGAFHGRTMGALALTAKEAYRTPFEPLPGGVVHIPFGDVEALKAAVDETVAAVFLEPIQGEAGVRPLPPGYLKAARELTARTGALLILDEVQTGIGRTGKWLASEDAGIMPDAVTLAKGLGGGFPIGALLTFGEQTSSLLSAGQHGTTFGGNPVATAAALATLHALESQHVLANVAAVGEHLRSALAAIPGVTEVRGEGLLIGFDLDADVAPGVVQAGLDAGFIVNSPGPRTIRLAPPLILTTAQADTFLAAFPAILQTAKDAS
- the argF gene encoding ornithine carbamoyltransferase, yielding MTTATRHFLKDTDLSPAEQAEVLELAVRMKAAPYSVQPFAAEGSGRKTVAVIFDKTSTRTRVSFATGIADMGGNALIINPGEAQIGHKESVEDTAKVLERMVSTIVWRTGAHSGLVAMAENSKVPVINALCDDYHPCQLLADLLAVKEHKGELKGLTMSYLGDAANNMANSYLLAGVTAGMHVRIAGPEGYLPAAGIVAAAEARAAETGGSVLITTNAKEALQGADVVATDTWVSMGQEAEKEARLQLFRDYSVDGDAMALAAEDAVVLHCLPAYRGYEISAGVIDGPQSIVWDEAENRLHAQKALMAWLMHRSGLAVVDGLAPVEGTGESTF
- a CDS encoding arginine repressor, which codes for MSTNPSAPGSSPATKTARLARITAILTGQSVRSQAELAALLADDGVQVTQATLSRDLVELGAVRVRGKEGALVYAVPAEGGERSARSGVSQEILDARLARLCSELLVTAEASANLVVLRTPPGAANFLALAIDHSVMPSILGTIAGDDTVLLVSRDPLGGPDLAARFLQLAEDAGQ
- a CDS encoding argininosuccinate synthase, with translation MTERIVLAYSGGLDTSVAIGWIGEATGAEVIAVAVDVGQGGESLETIRQRALGCGAVEAYVADARDEFANEYAMPTLKANALYQGHYPLVSAISRPVIVKHLVKAAREFGATTVAHGCTGKGNDQVRFEVGIQTLGPDLKCIAPVRDLALTRDKAIAFAEEKGLPIETTKKNPYSIDQNVWGRAVETGYLEDIWNAPTKDIYDYTATPEFPPAPDEVTISFQAGVPVAIDGVKVSPLQAIQELNRRAGAQGVGRIDVVEDRLVGIKSREIYEAPGAMALITAHKHLEDITIEREQARFKATVGQRWAELVYDGQWFSPLKRSLDAFIEDTQKYVSGDIRMVLHGGQAIVNGRRSDTSLYDFDLATYDTGDTFDQSMARGFIELWGMSSKVASGRDLRVEGK